Proteins encoded in a region of the Raphanus sativus cultivar WK10039 chromosome 8, ASM80110v3, whole genome shotgun sequence genome:
- the LOC108820210 gene encoding UPF0725 protein At1g02770-like, translating into MLTHAVTIQGTNFELQDLIKFNMRYCGASSFYITLVAVDTVTRGPAQTFQVCADEMCLGYLNVDCSLARIKGGGETTGVLALHGGGGGGGAIERALPNWPSDAEIQRLYTVDTSELPSTHWILLYLELVLCIEYGNYGNFSEEKVSSLELVKVAIETDDETPPLQAKSSVLYIAFRGLAIDESVEQKVVIKSLFNELTGSLALQGILLKDETPMNLEEYFKLF; encoded by the exons ATGCTGACTCATGCTGTGACAATTCAG ggTACAAACTTCGAACTACAAGATTTGATCAAATTCAACATGCGGTATTGTGGTGCTTCTTCCTTCTACATCACTTTGGTGGCGGTTGATACAGTTACCCGCGGTCCGGCACAAACCTTTCAGGTTTGTGCTGATGAAATGTGTTTGGGCTATCTGAATGTGGATTGTTCCCTTGCCCGTATTAAAGGAG GTGGTGAGACAACCGGTGTGTTGGCATTgcatggtggtggtggtggtggtggtgctaTTGAGAGAGCATTGCCTAATTGGCCTTCAGATGCTGAGATCCAACGCCTTTACACG GTAGATACATCAGAGTTGCCCAGCACCCACTGGATTCTTCTGTACCTCGAGCTTGTTCTTTGCATTGAATATGGGAACTATGGGAACTTTTCAGAG GAGAAAGTCTCCAGTCTGGAGCTTGTGAAGGTGGCTATAGAAACTGACGATGAGACTCCTCCGCTCCAGGCCAAAAGTTCAGTCCTCTATATAGCTTTTAGAGGACTGGCTATTGATGAGTCGGTTGAACAGAAAGTTGTGATCAAAAGCCTGTTCAACGAGCTTACAGGATCTTTGGCTCTCCAGGGTATCTTACTCAAAGACGAAACTCCTATGAATTTGGAAGAGTACTTCAAGCTTTTTTAA
- the LOC108820209 gene encoding uncharacterized protein LOC108820209, which produces MASLAPGILLKLLQSMNSNTRPTGDHRSAILQVTGIVPALAGSDLRPNQGFYVQISDSLNSTYVCLSERDTDLILTNRLQLGQFIYLERLEFSTPLPRAAGIRPVAGRQRQAFVGAPEPLIARGSKRDFVIQPVPASDYSLDPIAVYLNNKRLNDYDDDDVAEAVTKQRPAVYLNNKRLNDYDDDDVAAAVTKERPAVYLNNKRLNDYDDDVAAAAVTKERPAVYLNNKRLDNYDDDVAAVAVTKERPALAPVNQNRNERTKQTPQRFSSPASAKQRPVSAGKKKNSSVERDPSPAVSAKWRRSASPVPSKCVVPSLAAAREENRKVAREAAIVVPSRYRQPSPNGRKVMPSPSGRRLSISPGRRLSSGFKEASGKKKMAAIAAGISKVSEALVGSSAKNGNRKNWDEPDGSVQSEHKEKKKTDLQGILRTQAAMTRRLSDANRRKSDASACEEKAKSCSSASSLVEEEEVSAFEGLGITYHDRKWTDGSVPLDSISGDLARLAKEALHRRNFAAKAAARALEEANANECIIRCLSKFAELSSASKQENPLRIINKFLTIYGDVTKYSQIVSEDSFRSSSDQRSPVSLWVEAALATNLEVVSLVKSQNSLESPSSVKKQTSPRLSPGPSTKTDNIVGMWTDKDGRKETAKFAVNVRSEMQTWFIGFVEESLDNKNARPLDGSSIAAVLSQLKQVNEWLDRVVSDQENQITTMHLTDKIERLKRKIYGFVIHHVGSTFDNSASS; this is translated from the exons atggcgTCTCTCGCACCAGGCATCCTATTGAAGCTCCTCCAATCCATGAACTCCAACACTCGCCCTACCGGAGACCACAGATCCGCCATCCTCCAAGTCACCGGAATCGTACCCGCCCTCGCCGGCTCCGATCTACGCCCTAACCAAGGCTTCTACGTCCAGATCTCCGACTCTCTCAACTCCACCTACGTCTGCCTCTCCGAGCGCGACACAGATCTCATCCTCACCAACCGCCTCCAGCTCGGCCAGTTCATCTACCTCGAACGCCTCGAATTCTCCACTCCTCTCCCACGCGCCGCCGGAATCCGCCCCGTCGCCGGCCGTCAGCGTCAAGCCTTCGTCGGAGCTCCCGAGCCGCTGATCGCACGCGGATCCAAGCGAGATTTCGTTATCCAGCCTGTCCCCGCTTCTGACTACTCCCTCGACCCTATCGCTGTTTACTTAAACAACAAACGACTCAACGACTATGACGATGATGACGTGGCGGAGGCGGTTACGAAACAGAGGCCAGCTGTTTACTTAAACAACAAACGACTCAACGACTATGACGATGATGACGTGGCAGCGGCCGTTACGAAAGAGAGGCCAGCTGTTTACTTAAACAACAAACGACTCAATGACTATGACGATGACGTGGCGGCAGCGGCGGTTACGAAAGAGAGGCCAGCTGTTTACTTAAACAACAAACGACTAGATAACTATGACGATGACGTGGCGGCAGTGGCGGTTACGAAAGAGAGGCCAGCGCTTGCTCCTGTGAACCAAAACCGCAATGAGAGAACTAAGCAGACTCCGCAGAGATTCTCCTCACCAGCGTCGGCTAAGCAGCGGCCAGTCTCAGctgggaagaagaagaacagctCTGTAGAAAGAGATCCGTCTCCGGCGGTTTCCGCAAAATGGAGGAGATCCGCGTCTCCGGTTCCGTCCAAATGCGTAGTGCCGAGCCTTGCGGCGGCGCGTGAGGAGAATAGGAAGGTTGCTAGAGAGGCAGCCATCGTTGTGCCGTCAAGATACAGGCAACCGTCACCTAACGGAAGGAAGGTGATGCCATCTCCTAGTGGAAGGAGACTATCGATTTCACCGGGAAGGAGGCTTTCAAGTGGTTTCAAGGAGGCTTcagggaagaagaagatggcggCAATTGCTGCGGGAATCTCCAAAGTCTCTGAGGCTCTTGTCGGATCTTCAGCTAAGAATGGTAACCGAAAGAACTGGGATGAACCTGATGGAAGTGTTCAATCTGAGcacaaggagaagaagaagactgatCTTCAAGGGATTTTGCGTACTCAG GCTGCTATGACGAGACGTCTTAGTGATGCAAATAGGCGAAAGAGTGATGCTTCAGCATGTGAAGAGAAAGCCAAGTCTTGTTCATCTGCGAGTAGTttagtggaagaagaagaagtctcaGCTTTTGAAGGACTTGGGATCACTTATCATGATAGGAAATGGACGGATGGTAGTGTTCCACTGGATAGCATCTCAGGGGACCTCGCTAGACTTGCAAAG GAGGCTTTGCATAGAAGAAACTTTGCTGCTAAAGCTGCGGCTCGTGCATTGGAGGAGGCTAATGCCAATGAGTGCATTATTAGATGTTTaag TAAATTCGCTGAGCTTTCTTCAGCCTCCAAACAGGAGAATCCATTGCGAATCATCAACAAGTTTTTGACAATCTATGGAGATGTTACGAAATACAGTCAGATTGTTTCTGAAGATAGTTTTCGGTCTTCATCTGATCAACGAAGTCCAGTCTCTCTTTGGGTTGAAGCTGCATTAGCAACTAACCTCGAGGTGGTCTCACTAGTCAAAAGCCAGAACAGCCTAGAATCACCATCTTCAGTGAAGAAACAAACGTCTCCTCGCCTCTCTCCCGGACCTTCTACAAAGACAG ATAACATTGTTGGGATGTGGACAGACAAAGATGGCAGGAAGGAGACAGCTAAATTCGCAGTGAACGTACGATCTGAGATGCAAACGTGGTTCATTGGGTTCGTGGAAGAGTCGTTAGACAACAAAAATGCGCGGCCTTTAGACGGTAGTTCCATAGCTGCCGTTCTGTCTCAGCTGAAACAAGTCAACGAGTGGTTGGACCGTGTCGTATCTGACCAAGAAAACCAGATCACAACAATGCATTTAACGGACAAGATTGAACGACTGAAACGCAAAATCTATGGATTCGTAATCCACCACGTCGGTTCTACTTTTGACAACTCTGCTTCTTCTTGA